TCTGCGATGACAACATTAGTACCTGCGAGGAGGCTACTCCATTCAGACTCGGAACCGATGCTAATAGGGCCGCTCATGGTTGCGATGTCGTTATTGTTGAAGTCGTTTAATTGAGAGGAAAGGCCACATCTGTCGCATAAGTGTTGTTGGCCGTGACGCTGACCAAGCGCGGGAGTGGCATGTACGAGCTGCAAAGAGCAGGCGGTAAGGAAGGCGGACAGATTCTGCCGGACAATAAGACGCACTATCTGAACTTTTTGTTCAGAGTTAGTTCACTTGATATCCATACTACCTATTCGAGCTTATCATTATCAAAATGTCGTACAGCGAGCGCAACTCCAAGGTCAGTCAACTTAAATAGCATTATTCCTCAACAATTTTTCTAACATGaagcagaagcgaaagacCGAGCACAATGGTGGTGGGCAGGATCAAAGATCCTTCAAGCCTTCTGCGACTTTCAATCCTACTGATGGAGGCCGACCATGGACTCTGTCTGTCGCAATTCCCAGCAGTATCCTAACAAAGTATGTAATGAACCGGGAATAGCCACTTCGATCCTAACCAGCCCCAGCCTTGCGACTGCCGATCAGCGAATGACCCAGCCCGCGCGCATTGCTCGTGCTCTCGCCGTCTTCTCTGTCGATGAAGTTGTCGTATTTGACGATTCACCTGTCTCCACCCGACCTCGTCAAACAGACCCAAACAGCTACACAGGCGACACCGATCCATGTCACTTCCTTGCGCACATTCTGTCCTTCCTTGAGGCGCCCCCATTCATGCGCAAGActcttttccctcttcaCCCTAACCTGCGACTCACTGCCATGCTGCCCAGTCTCGACATGCCGCATCACCCCAACCCCAGAGATTATCTCTCTTACGCCGAGGGAGTTACTGTCGCTGGCGCGACTAGCACAGGATCCGGAACCCTTGTTGAATGTGGCTTGGAAAACCCTGTCGAGATTGAAGCAGACATCCCTCCTAAGACGAGAATAACACTCAAGTTCCCCGAAGATGAGAACCAATACCCTGAGCCTGTTCATCCCGCTGCGCCAAGAACTGAAGGTGGCTACTACTGGGGTTATACCGTCAGAAAGGCCAACTCTCTCTCCAAGGTTTTCACTGAGAGCCCCTACGAGAATGGTTACGACGTTAGCATTGGCACATCCGAACGTGGTGTTCCAGCTTCAAAGGCATTCCCGCCTACCAAGAAggtcaacttcaaccatCTTCTCATTGTTTTCGGTGGCCCGCGTGGTATAGAATTCGCGGCCATGAACGACGAAGAGCTTAGCAGCATGGAGATTCAGGGCTCCAAAACGAAGGAGCTGTTTGATCACTGGATCAATGTTCTGCCTAACCAGGGCAGTCGAACCATTAGGACGGATGAGGCTGTTTTTATTGCTTTGACTTCGTTGCGAGGTATTTGGGATTCTAATTAGGTGACTGGTATAGCAATTGATACCcctgcttgagcttgccTCCCCCCGTGCCTTACATTAGAGTTAGTATATCAACCATTCATGATACATACAAAGCCAAAGTGTCTGCAAATGTACTGTTGTTGTCAACTGCCTGAACCAAATCTGCGCCATCGCGCTCCACCATGGTTTGAGCTCCAACCGTACTCAATCCCAAAAACTTTAAATCAGTGCTGCGGCCTCGAatgctcaagatcttctcctGACAGAAGAGTGGTGATTTGTTACTGGCACACGTGTCGTTGTAGTTAATGAAGAAAGAATATAGCCCTGCGCCATACGTCGCAATATTGCTCGAATCAATGATTCTCATTGCCCAGCCCATATTGCATCTAGCATCAGCGTTTCCCCGGCAGTCTTGCTTAAAGTCCGGATCGTAGAGGGAGGGTACAGGTGGGAATGGGTACTGGGCCAAAGGTACAGGTTGAAAGTACGCTTGTTCCGTCTGTGCATGACCGATGTACACGTCTTTAGTTTTGGCGAACTGATATTGGTATAACACATGGTGTTCTGAACCAGTTGCACTGAGCCAGATGCGACCTCTCTGGGCTTCCACAAGAACACCTCGGCCTGCAAAGAGAGCAACCCGTGCATACTGCTGATTCTCCAGATCATGATCTGCGACCCAGAACCAACAGTTTTCTGTAAAGAGCCCCCCGGCAGATTTCGTTATATGGAAGCTCATATAAGCTGCCAGACACCGTGGGTTTATAACATTGGCTCCTTTGATAGCAGGGCATTCAGGAACCTGAAGATACGTTCCTGCGAAACCACCGATTCTAGTGTGAACATCCCACATGCCTGATGGAGATTCAGGGCTGTATAGATTGTACTCAATAAGAACAgcgcctgctgctgctcctcgtGTTGAGATGATAGTGTCAGACCATTCGATCTGGCCAACTTCTCCTGGACGGCCAACTTGAATAATTGGCCGAggcttgttgatatcttcaAACTTTTGCCCAGTgcccatgatgattgatgcaaGAGCTTCACCAACTATCTTGGCGTCTCGAGGGATGTAGACGGTATCTGTAACCATGTAATATCCAGCGTCAAGATATGCGATGAGATTGTTTTCTGCGGTGTACTTGAACAGGTTGTTGAGTGCTTGGGTATCATCGTGTGAAGCATCCCCATACGCTCCATTCTCCTTTGCTGACATGAAGAATTTGCTCGGAACGTTTTCATACTGTGGTTTTGATCGTTCATAGTAGATACCGTGATCGAGGAGGCTTCCACTTCGAGGTAGCGAGACTGGGTAAAATGCACCCGCATCAAAATTACCCTTCGAGTTAGCATAATGTCCCTAATTCTGTTAGTAGTTTTCGCGTCTATTCGAGAAACATACCATCACAAAAATAGAATCTTTTCCTGGTTCCACAGCCGAGCGTGCATGATCAACGCCTTCAGAGTCCAACACAACGCTTTTCACGTTCTGAAACTTGACGTTCTCGAAAGCCAAAGACGCTGCACCATTTGTGGCCTGTGAACTGTTACGAGTCGTGAAAATGGCAATGTCGATATTTTCGAACCAACTGTCAAGCATCGTAATAGAACCAACACTATACGATGCAGGGTCCATCATGATACCAACTCGGCAATTTTTGAATACGGCACTCTTGAAAGTCCACCCCCAATCCCAGGGCATCCAAATCGCAACATCGGCGCCAACAAACCATAGATTGCGTGCTGTGAACTGCTGGTTTCCGAGGACAGTGGCATTTCCACCGCCATGAAAGTATAGGTCGTTGAGGAGACCACCAGATCCTTCTTCGATAAATAGACCCGTGTGTCTGTTTCCGGGAGCAGTTGACAGTCTAAACTCACAATTTGTGATAGATGTTGCTTGCGAAGATGGCCAATGAATTCCGATAGCTGGAAACTCAGGGGGTAGAGCGGTCGTGTCCAGGACTAGGTTACGAATCTGGCGAAAGAAAACGTTGGTTGAGTTGTATGACAGACTCCCGCCTGATAGATAGGGGTTCGAGTCGATCAAACCAAAACTTTTGGTGGAAAATGACCCAGAGGCTTTTATTACTGGACGGTTGGTAGGATCGCCAATGATTTGGGTGTAGTAGAGATCAATAATCGAATCGCTGATGAGGTACGTTCTGGTCCAATAGTTAGAAAGTGTGTTTCAGCAGCAACTTCCCAGACACTCACCCAGAAGGAATGTAGATAGTCGCTGGTGAAATAGTGCTTCCTCTACAAATGCCAGGAATACATCGAGTACCCGCGCTGATAGCAGCATTAATGGCGTTCGTATCATCGGTCACTGTTTTATCAGTTCAGAAGTAACTGACAAGATCAGACAACTTACACCCGTCGCCGACGGCACCAAAGTCCTTCACGTTGCGAAACACGCGATATTGAGAGTCGGGGTAGTAGGGAGAAGTGCCACGATGTTCGATCTCCTCGAGCCAGTATTTGCTTCTTACGACACTCGCAAAAGCGAGTAGCAAGAGCACTTTGAGCCTCATCTCAAAGATCTTGTGTAGGTAAGCCTGACTGATGAGAAGCTCAAGTTTGAGGTGGGTGATATTTTTACTAGAAACAACTGTAGCAGTATGAAGATTGGAAGTAACGAAGGTGAGCTGTCTGGGCTTTGGTCAAGAGTTGGAAAGAGTATCCCGTGTCTTATGTACTCCTGCCccttgttgtcgaggctcACAACCGCACCTTCCCTTTACAACTGACATATGCGTCACTAATAACACAACACCATACTTTCATCCCATCTTGTCTGCGTATCGAATCAGAAGTCACTCATGATCTCCTGAAGTAACCTTCAAAGGTGAAACGAGCCTTGAGCAGTGAGTGAGTGTGTTGCAAAGTCCCCCTGGACAGTACATGCAAACCCCGCGATGCGGTGTCCAACCTTGAACTCATCATCTGTTTATGCAGTGGTTCAGTTACATCATCGTGCAGAAACTGAGGAAATTTTGATTAAAATGCCGTCAACGTGAAAATGGTTAATGTACAACCCTCTGAAGGGTAAGTGATTGTATTTGACCATGCGACAATATGTCGCGgcagtcttgttgaagaccaTGTTTTTCTAGTTGAATATCTGACCCTATCCCAAAACGCCTTCCGATACGGTCATATCCCATGATTATATAGTGTAGTATGGTTTGAGGTGAATAGAGGAGTACAGCGATCTACGTTTAGATCGACgattgagttgagtcgaGAGCGACGGTCTGGCCGAGGTTTCCACTGGCCATGGCCTTCTCGCCAGAGCGCTTGCGAAGGACGTTCTCGATAAAGGcctcaccagccttgtaCGAGGAGCGCACAAGAGGGCCACTGGCGCAGTACAAGAAACCCATATCCAGAGCACGCTTGCGCCACATCTCAAACTCATCAGGAGTCACATACTTCTCTACCTTAAGGTGACGCTTAGTTGGTCGCATGTATTGACCAAATGTGACAACGTCCACGTCTGCCTTTCGGAGTTCTGAAGAGGGTTAGCTAAGTTCATATTTTTTTAATAAACGAGAATTCTTACCCTCAAGCGCAGACATAAGCTCACGCTCCTGCTCACCGAGACCAAGCATCAGACTGGTCTTGGTGATAGGACCATCTTTGCCCATAACATCCTTAACGTGCTTCAAGACAGCCAAACTCTGTCGGAAAGTAGCTCTTCGGTCTCGCACATAAGGAGTGAGGTCCTCGACGGTCTCAACATTGTGTGCATATACATCAAGTCCACTCTCGGCCACAACCTTGACCATATCCAAATCTCCACGGAAGTCACCGGTCAAGGCTTCAACGAGCAATGAGGGCTTCTTTTGCTTAATTCTTCGAATTGTCTCCGCAAAGTGGTGCGCACCACCGTCTGCCAGATCGTCACGGTCCACGCTGGTCAACACAACGTAGCCCAGACCCCACCTAGCCAATGCTTCTGCAGTATTCTCGGGCTCGTGAGGATCCAACGCAGCAGGGTttctgtttgtcttgacaCTGCAGAAACGACATCCTCGGGTGCATGTATCTCCCATCAGCATGATGGTAGCTGTCGCAGCGTTCTTATCGGAACCACCCCAACATTCTGAAATGTTGGGGCATCGAGCCTCCTCGCAAACAGTGTGTAGTCCCAATCCTCGCagatccttcttgatgctcttgaagtTATCGTTACCGGCGGGGATCGGCGTCTTGAGCCATTCTGGCAGTCGTGTGATCGTTCGTTTCTTGCCCTCTGGGCCGACTTCGGCGGTCTTGAGAGAGTAGGCCTCTGCTGCAGACAGTGGTTGGGCGGGAGAAGAGGTAGCAAGGAAGTCGTTGAAGTCGGAGACTGTTGTGTCCTTGAAATAACTCTTTCTTTGAGGTTTAGCAGGCTCGTTGCCACTGGGAGGTACAGTGGCGAAAGTTCGGAGGGTGGGAGTTGCGCTCAGCGCTTTGCGGAGAGGGGCATGCGCCCGCTTtagagaagccaaggatgCCATTGTGACTTTATGAAGAATATAAACACCTTTCCCTTCCGTggaaaagaataaaagaaAGGGTCTTGGAGGGTCTTCTAGATATGGAGAAGGGAACTCAACGTTGAGCAAAAGCTGGAAGCAGCTTTATTAGATGGAACTCAAAATCGTAGATTCGGGGGCAAAGGCCGATGTGACCCGCATAATCCCGGCCGCCAACCGATGCTGTGACCAATGAAAAGACATCGTATTATCCTTATTCAGCTCCATCGACTTTTCTCCAACGGCACGGCGCGgggacagaagaagaaaagaattgCTTACATGCAGATATTGAGATGAATACTGATAATAGAGTCTGATTCTGATATCAATTATACCGTATGAAAGCCCGTATCTCCGGTCATTGATTCATCTACTTGCTTTATCCTGGTAATGCTATTGTAAACCACTTTTCTCGTCCAGATATAATTTGTACTCCGATCTTTTTCTTACTCCAACAAATTCCCCAGGGTCCTCTGACGCCTTAGgcgccttcttctcattAGTCATCGGACGTTGAGTTCCATTCCGAGGAACAAGTCGGCCGGCAATTACAACAACCCAATTGGAGACATTTCACTTTCACTTTTCCAATACACAGGTTATTAAGGCGTAAAGTCTTATTACTCTCATGCTATCTACTAGCCCATCGGGGCTCGTCTCATCATCGTTCATCTTAAAAATCACCAAtcctccttttttttcttcatgtAAATCGTATCACAACCCCTTTCCGAATCAAATCAAAGTCATACTCCAAGCTGCAAACCGTCCTCCAGAGGTCAGTGCACATAAGCCAGTGCCTCGGATCACCTGCGCCGTCGTAAAAAAGGGGTATCGCCAAAAAGAGAAGTATAGTAAAAACCAGtttgttcaagaagcagagtTACTGAAATGAACATGTATTGTTTCCGCGTCGCCGACGTCGTCCCCGTCTCTTCGGTCGTCAACTCCCTTTGCGACAGCAGAGTTGAGTGAAGAGATGTTGAGTGATAACAATGGTAAAGAGGTCTCCAGCTAGCAGCACGCACCAGCGGTTGCACTAGGATGCATGCTGCTAGCGAAGAAAGAAGCTTAATTTTTGGAAGCCCGTGTGCATTGTCAAAGACAGGCGAGATGAAGCGTAAGAAGCAATCAAGCTTCTGTCAAGGCAGAGTTCTTAAACTCATCAAGTGTGAAGCAGACGACAAGTGTCATCCTGCAAATGGTATCGTGGCGTTTCATCATAAAGAAGTAGGCCGCGCTGTGGCCAGGGTATAAAGGGTATATGAACAGGCAATGGAAGGTATTGAGATGTGTTGGCGAGTGTGTAAGCCAACAGTCGCGAGACCCTCGAGGGAGAGTCGCTTTCCATATAACGCACGCTTACAGAAGAGCGGCAGCGATGgcaccagcaacaccaaccatgGCGAACTTGCCAACGGTGACGGCAGCTCCGGCGTTCTCGGGAACCTGAGAAGGCTCAGAAGAGCCACCGTTGCTACCAGTGGTACCAGCAGAGGCAGTGGCCTTGGGGGTGGACGCAGggatggtggtgttgtggGCAACAGGGAGGAAGGtggtcttctcctcaacaataGCAGTGGAGATGATCTCGGCCGAGGTCTCGACAGCAGTGGTGCTCTCGCCAGTGGCGGTGACAGTACGGACCGTAGAGAGGTAGTAAGTCTTGGTCACGACGGCGGTAGATGTCTGAGTGGTGGTCTCCTGAGCGAGAGCGAGGGCAGGCAGAACAGCCAGGATGAACTTGGAGAAGTGCattttgttggttttgtTGTTATATGAAAGTTGGTGGTTGTGTGTGTAAGTGAGTGCTTTCAAAGCAAACTCGAAATGTTATTGCAAGTGAGTGAGTGGTTGGGCTGATCTGTGAGAGAGAACAGTAAGGTGCTTTATATCCAGAGGGCGAGAAGCACAAGATATGTATCCAATTGAAGAAATATACGAGCGATAGACTCTGCCAACGAAGTCTGTGGACCGAGAAGAAGTTGTTTCGAAGTGTAGAAGGGTGGCCTGTCAAGTTCGGGGGGGAGGATCCATATGAAATACCACAACGGCGAGGGAAAAGCAAACAACACACAGACAGaaacagcacagcacagGTTAGCTTCTTGTTGCATAAAACTTGGAAACCAGAACCCACAGGCCACCCTACCACACCcttcaccaaggccaaggccaaggcgcTGCCAGACCAGAggtttggtgatggtgggaTGGGAGGGGCGGACTAGGCGGAAGCCCATTAAATTGGTACTGGTAACACGACCGGGCCCCTGCCCCTTGGTCATGACAGAAGTACCTGTGACCTAAGCAGGGCTACTAATGGCCTGTCACGCTCCTCGAGGGAAATTACAGCGCTTCTTTTGACAGGTTCAGGTAGTCTGGCCGAACAAGGCCTGTCAATTAAGCGACTGAGTGCTGAAACTCGGGCCCAAGCCATGTCTATACCAGACCCTTTATCCAGTCCCTTGTTGTCGCACGTTTTCTCTTTGTGCGCCAGAATCGATATTTGATACTCTGAAGGCACAAAGAGGGTTTCACCGGGGGACTTTCACCCTTGTTTCCCATCCCCTAGTTCTTTATGGAGCAACCCAAGGATGAACGGACAGGAAAAAAACTCTGCAGTGTGTGTTCCCGCCGGGCTACCAGTGAGAGACGAGCTGAGAGAAAGGCCTTGACCGGTGGCAATGAAATCACCATGCAGCCCACTAATTAATGACTGGGAGATGAGGGAATTACAAGAGAAtagagggagagaagaaaaaaagacgCTGTCTTATTAGTTTGTGTTGAGATGTAGGGACCAATTAACAACGGAGTCTGCCTCTTTGGTGGCGCTGCTTGCCGCTACTCGATGCCACGAGCCAGTAGAACAAGGCGTTGTCGAATACATAATGAATAAGTGAAAGAATTGGTTGGTCATTGTAGTCTCTGACCAATCTTGACGATTGAATGactctcatctcaactctGTCGTGActcgttggtgttggtgctggtgctgaaCTAACTggagggaaaagaagttAACTATTCGCATTTCACAAGAAGCCTGGGCGAAAATAAGATTTGCATAATTTCCCTCACCGGTGCAGTTGTCAGTTGGTCATTGGTCAGTCACAGACATGGAAAGGAAGGAGCCAGGCACACCCGCTTTCTCGGAAGTGGTTCCCAGGTTCCTGCGTCGTTTGTGCCTGGCGCTTACCTTAATTGATCCTTGACTCGCCCTCCATCAGAGTcttggaaagacaagaccgTCGATCACTGTTGTCAACCTTCCTTTTCAACGGCAAAAGCCTGATTAACACGCTAATGTAGGGAGAAAAGTTAAATGAGTTTATCTTTTATGGAAGTCTTCCGTAATTACTTCCATGACAAGATCTTTTTGAGTCAGAAGCATTTGCAGTACAGTAGGTACGTCACAGCCTGCCTCGATGGCTTTGCTCGAGTCcgtgtactctgtactgtacagACAGAAAAACGCTCAGGTTTTGTTTTCCGCTTTGTCAGATTTatcctctccatcatctcggTCGTCTCCGTCAAACTGAAACTCGCCAATCATCGTCAAACTTATTAACCGTCTTTTAACGAAGATGGCGGGGGTAAGATAAAATGATGGAATAATTAAACCCCGTCAGCTAAGGAATAGAGCCTGGTCTGGCTCTGGCTGTCACTGAGTGATCGGCTACCCGCCCCGGATTTGCTCTGGATAACCGCGGCCTTACTCGTGCTACTGTACGCACTTTATTTGCCGTGCATAACTTTGTACTTGTTTATTGTCCAATGCCTTGATTGTCATACAGTGTTTCTATTTCAAGTCAGCATAGCCATCGCATCACATCACTGACTTGTCTCCTCTTTGGCTGCCCATGACCAATCCTCAGGCAAATTGACGTGGCCACGCTGTACGACGCCAACACAGAAAGGATCCAATCCCTAATTGGTGTAGTCTTCTCCCTTGTCATCCACGAGGTTTCTTTGGATATTACTGGCAGGTCGTGTGCCTACGCGAAGCGGCAGCTTTCCGTCGCCTACTCTATACGGAGTACCGCTAATGAGTCGAGCCCTGATCCTGGTTCTGCTGCTCAGCCCTGCAAGGGCGCTTTTgatccaagacaagacaatccCGTCAATTCTGTTGACGTCAAGAATAGGCTTCTCCGTAGCAACCAGAAACGAGAAACAAAACCATTTCAAAACGGTCGGCAAACAAGCTGGTCGATTAGGAAACATCTCTAAGTACGAGAATGCGACCATTCGGTGATGTCAGACCGCAAGTCCTCTGTGTTGCGATCAAGTCCGAGCGAGAGTTGGATGTTTGCAGGAGCCTTCCTTGGAGCTTacatctgctgctgctgatacgAGGTTACTTTGCATGTCgtgatgacgatgcatcGCGTTGGGCGCAAACTCTCCCAACAATTCAGACCAACCATCCAGCATTATCGAATTACACTTTAACCTCCATGTTTGTAGAGTTGATGATTTAATAACAGAGTCGAtgttgccatcgtcaacaaaaCCGACTGGATACTTGTCACGAGTTGACTTGGTTGACAATCAGCAGTCATCCAGCTGCAACCTAGGCTGCAAGCTTCACTGGCTAGAATGACCTCTCTTCACAATCTGTTGACCGATTATCAGATCGGACACACATAAAAGCCGTGAAAGTTGGTACGACGGTAATAAGTACACTGAAGATGTGCTGCTATTGAGATGAACTCAGTAGCAAACTTACCCTAGAGCATCAGCAAGACATACTGAAAAACATCTAACCCAAGTTTACTTGGAATAACTGCGTGTCAGTAATAATCAAATGTTTTTGAGTCAGTTGAGAAGTTGCTTGATTGTGCCAAGTAATTAAGCAGATGATTTGAGCAGCACAGCTGAATTAattgaagctgttgatgctgaaaTAACTCTTCAGAACTGCCTAAAAAGTGGGACACTGACGACGTCTGTCAAAGCTGGCTCGCGACGTCGctatcaagctcaagcttcttcaaacaTCAAAATTATCAATCTTTGAACATAGTCTGATCTCTGCGCAAACAAAAGCGTCGCAATACTCGCTATTAACGAAGCGAAAACCGAAAACTACAAACTTGCGCAATTCAGAGACTTTCTATAATCCCATAATCACCGTCGCAAGCGCAGCCCATCACAGCACAGCCATGACAGACTCGCCACCACCCACAGAGCCTCGAGTTCGCTCAAAGTCACCCGCTCccagagacagagatgaCCGAAAGGGTCGCAACGACTTATTCCGCGAAAACAGCGACCGTCGCCAGCGCAGAGACCGCAGTCGGTCGCGCGATCGCAACCAGAACCGCGACCGCAGAGATTCTCCTCCACGCAGACCCAGAGACCGATCAAGGTCGCCAGCGCGAAGACCCAGAGGCTCAGGTGGCTTCAAATGGAAAGGAGAGCGCCGTGACAACGATAGAAATCGCGACTTTCGCAGACGGTCGCCGCAACGACGCGGGGATCGCGACGGTGGTAGGGATCGCAATTACCGCCGGGATGACCGTGACGGGGATCGCGCTGGGCGGGACAGGCCACGGGATGGTGACAGAGATCagaggagagagaggaaggagaagaaggaagataGGCCCAAGCCTGCTGTTGCGCAGGGAGGAGGTGAGGAGATGATCATCGTTAACGTCAACGATCGTCTGGGTACAAAGGCTGCCGTGCCCTGCTTGGAGTCAGATACCGTGGGCCAGTTGAAACTCATGGTAGCTGCCCGAATTGGTCGTGACCCTGGTCAGATCATTCTGAAGCGACAGAGCGAGAGACCATTCAAGGACCACATCACTCTTGGTGATTATGGTATCTCAAACGGTGTACAGCTGGACCTGGAGATTGACACCCGGGACTGAGAGTTCAAGATGATTTCTCGTCATTAATTCAGCTCGGAATTGAAAAAGATTTGATAAAGTCCCAGTGTTAGGTATTGTCTTCTGCATGAAAGGATTAAAATACATAATACAAAACGAGTTCGCATGGGATATTCCAGCTTGAGCTATGGCACATAACAACCACCAAAGTCAAATTTGTCTCCGTCTTTACAACATGAAAGAACCAGAACCGTTGAAAAATAACTCCCCTTCACCCCAGCCTGACAAAGTAACATATACAACGAGAATGATATAGTATAGTAGAACATAGCCAATAATAAACCATCATATCGTCAGACAGGATAGGAAATCCAAATAAAACCTTTGTGTATACCAAGACAACCTAAGATAGCGCCGGattttgagaagaagaaaaaaacagcTTTTGATAGAAGAGCAGATATTGGGCTCAGGAGGAAAACATCTTGTTTGCATCCCAATCCATATCGATATCGTCGAAGACCGAGTGATAACCTGAATCCTTTTCAACCGCAGTTTGGTGTACGTCAAGTAAACGACTGTCAGGTTTCAAGTCTTCAACGCGTTGCTGAGGTTGGAGAGGCGGGGGGTTGCTAATCTCAATTGACTCATCGAGCTCAAGGTGAGACCCAACTGCAAACTTCAGCCAGGCCGGGGTGTCTTCATAATCATACTCATCAGTCAACCACATAGATCCCTCCATGTTAGGTGATGGCAAAAGGCACATGGACTCTCCAGCGGTAGACGGAACCCTAGAAGAACTAGATTGTACGTGCGACAACCCGCCAGATAATGATATCGTTGCATCCAGGTCGTCCAGGGATGGCATTTGAAGCTGTAGCTGGGGCGTATTTGGGGAACGAAGAAGTTGTGGGGTTTCGCCATTGTTGGTGGAAAAGTTCGCGTTTGTtgaaggctgttgatggttcTGCACAGAAAGATAATCATGCATGGGATGTTGGCTATAGAGTTGTTGGGAATACTGAGGCTGTGTCAAAGACTGCTGGGAGAATTGATCGAATGACTTGTCTCGGAGGCCCCGTTGTGA
This is a stretch of genomic DNA from Fusarium graminearum PH-1 chromosome 4, whole genome shotgun sequence. It encodes these proteins:
- a CDS encoding lipoic acid synthetase is translated as MASLASLKRAHAPLRKALSATPTLRTFATVPPSGNEPAKPQRKSYFKDTTVSDFNDFLATSSPAQPLSAAEAYSLKTAEVGPEGKKRTITRLPEWLKTPIPAGNDNFKSIKKDLRGLGLHTVCEEARCPNISECWGGSDKNAATATIMLMGDTCTRGCRFCSVKTNRNPAALDPHEPENTAEALARWGLGYVVLTSVDRDDLADGGAHHFAETIRRIKQKKPSLLVEALTGDFRGDLDMVKVVAESGLDVYAHNVETVEDLTPYVRDRRATFRQSLAVLKHVKDVMGKDGPITKTSLMLGLGEQERELMSALEELRKADVDVVTFGQYMRPTKRHLKVEKYVTPDEFEMWRKRALDMGFLYCASGPLVRSSYKAGEAFIENVLRKRSGEKAMASGNLGQTVALDSTQSSI